From a region of the Hemibagrus wyckioides isolate EC202008001 linkage group LG06, SWU_Hwy_1.0, whole genome shotgun sequence genome:
- the LOC131354160 gene encoding zinc transporter ZIP10-like has translation MRVHAHTKFCFLCVFTLLFHQCTHCHESGHHHHHHHHSNENDHDHDHDHDHDHDHVHDHVHDDHQISRESYVSPPVLIPGNQKEAAEQEQQYYIQQLFRRYGQQDRLDFRGFQNLLLSLGLGKVRVVELDHENLGHDHVAHLDLLEVQEGLHSHSAGHPHSHHNHHNHHHHSHGEADGSSCSPSLTAVARPTVESKPHGRSGKDGDHNHDHDHDHDHDHHVHDHKPEHGSTQTQSVDYDHTHNSHEHSHGHSHDHDHEQDNTQTETPDHDHTQDSLEHSHVHLHNHTKEQTSEQTEETNDLTGPSLDRTFPSSHEDKTQPHHHGHHHHKHPHPHHYHHTPDTVTLNLTQTTSASLPIRDSEALSHQPSSQTPTSAPKRIRRPQKGKGQRGRNRMPNPTVGSVVADSGNGHDHEHDHDHDHHLHHQGQASKEKRAVPEETVNPNTSSTGRFEDVPHQHEECLNLTQLLHHYGLSPDSFISPAQFTYLCPALLYQIDSRLCIRHYHQVDIEEAPPTSAWIWMCGFVSITVISLLSLLGVVLVPILNQSCFKFLLTFLVALAVGTLSGDALLHLLPHSQGDHDHSHSEHEHEHEHGEEHRDLLTEFDGVWKGLTALAGIYLLFIIEHCIRMVKQYKDQGGGFFQRKKRGKDGTIGKKLSDHKLNRRSDAEWMHLKRLDEASQSATPMMEVQPPDSPSKTPLAITDTEHTEDAEVNGKKAKTKKHGHGHSHHGHCHSEKEMKDAGIASIAWMVIMGDGMHNFSDGLAIGAAFSANITGGISTSVAVFCHELPHELGDFAVLLKAGMTVKQAIVYNLLSALMAYFGMVIGMAVGQYTHNVTSWIFAVTAGMFLYVALVDMLPEMLHNDNEDHKRCQLGHFVLQNVGMLTGFGIMLLIAIFEDRIVFNFNF, from the exons ATGAGAGTTCACGCACACACCAAGTTTTGCTTTCTCTGCGTCTTCACCCTCCTGTTCCATCAATGCACCCATTGTCATGAAAGCggccatcatcaccaccaccaccaccacagtaaTGAAAATGACCACGACCATGACCATGACCACGACCACGACCACGACCATGTCCACGACCACGTCCATGACGACCACCAGATATCAAGGGAGTCCTACGTGAGCCCACCAGTTCTTATACCTGGGAATCAGAAAGAAGCTGcagagcaggagcagcagtACTACATTCAGCAGCTGTTCCGCCGCTATGGCCAGCAGGACCGGCTCGATTTTCGAGGCTTCCAGAACCTTCTGCTAAGCCTGGGACTAGGCAAAGTGCGTGTAGTGGAGCTGGATCATGAAAACCTGGGACATGACCATGTGGCCCATCTGGACCTTCTAGAGGTGCAGGAAGGCCTGCATTCGCATTCAGCTGGTCATCCGCACTCACATCataaccatcacaaccatcaccatcactcccaTGGAGAGGCTGATGGAAGCTCATGTAGTCCAAGTCTTACTGCAGTAGCCAGACCTACTGTAGAGAGCAAACCTCATGGACGGTCAGGCAAGGATGGTGACCATAACCACGATCATGATCATGACCACGATCATGACCACCATGTACATGATCATAAACCTGAGCATGGCAGTACACAGACTCAAAGCGTTGATTATGACCACACACATAACAGTCATGAACACTCTCATGGTCACTCACATGACCATGACCATGAACAGGACAATACTCAAACTGAAACACCTGATCATGATCATACACAGGACAGTCTGGAGCACTCACATGTTCACTTGCATAACCACACAAAGGAACAAACCAGTGAGCAAACAGAGGAAACCAATGATCTCACTGGACCATCTTTAGATCGCACCTTCCCCAGTAGCCATGAAGATAAGACGCAGCCTCATCATCATGGGCATCATCACCATAaacaccctcaccctcaccactaccaccacactccagacactgtaacactgaacctTACTCAAACCACCTCGGCATCCCTTCCGATAAGGGATTCTGAGGCGCTCTCTCACCAGCCCTCCAGTCAGACTCCTACATCAGCTCCAAAAAGGATCAGGAGGCCACAAAAGGGTAAAGGACAACGTGGGCGAAACAGAATGCCCAACCCTACTGTCGGCTCTGTGGTGGCTGATAGTGGGAATGGCCATGATCACGAACATGATCACGACCATGACCACCATTTGCACCATCAAGGGCAGGCCAGCAAAGAAAAGCGTGCAGTACCAGAAGAGACTGTGAACCCAAACACTTCTTCAACTGGTCGGTTTGAAGACGTTCCTCACCAACATGAGGAG TGTCTAAATCTCACCCAGCTGCTGCACCACTACGGCTTGAGTCCCGACTCGTTCATCTCCCCAGCACAGTTCACCTACCTATGTCCTGCCCTCCTCTATCAGATAGACAGTCGCCTCTGCATCCGCCATTATCACCAGGTCGACATTGAGGAAGCGCCTCCAACCTCAG CATGGATCTGGATGTGTGGCTTTGTGTCCATCACCGTGATCAGCCTGCTGTCCCTGCTGGGTGTCGTGCTGGTGCCCATCCTCAATCAGTCCTGCTTCAAGTTTCTGCTCACCTTCCTGGTGGCGCTGGCAGTGGGCACGCTGAGTGGAGATGCCCTCCTCCATCTGCTGCCTCAC TCTCAAGGAGACCACGACCACAGTCACAGTGAGCACGAGCATGAGCATGAGCATGGAGAGGAGCACAGGGATCTGCTTACAGAGTTTGACGGCGTGTGGAAGGGTCTGACAGCGCTGGCAGGAATCTACCTCCTGTTTATCATTGAGCACTGCATCAGGATGGTCAAACAGTACAAAGACCAAGGG GGTGGCTTCTttcagaggaaaaagagaggcaAGGATGGGACGATTGGGAAGAAGCTGTCGGATCACAAACTAAACAGGCGCTCAGATGCAGAATGGATGCATTTAAAACGTTTAGATGAGG CTTCCCAGAGCGCCACTCCGATGATGGAAGTGCAGCCTCCAGATTCTCCCAGCAAGACGCCACTGGCCATTACGGACACGGAGCACACCGAAGACGCCGAGGTAAACGGCAAGAAGGCCAAAACAAAGAAGCACGGCCATGGACACTCGCATCACGGCCACTGCCATTCAGAGAAGGAAATGAAAGATGCAGGCATCGCTAGCATAGCCTGGATGGTCATCATGGGAGACGGCATGCACAACTTCAGTGATGGATTGGCTATAG GTGCTGCATTTAGTGCCAACATTACAGGTGGCATCAGTACATCTGTTGCTGTCTTCTGCCATGAATTACCTCATGAACTGG GTGACTTTGCAGTGCTGCTGAAGGCCGGGATGACAGTAAAGCAGGCTATTGTGTATAACTTGCTGTCGGCTCTCATGGCCTACTTCGGCATGGTGATCGGCATGGCCGTgggtcagtacacacacaacGTCACAAGCTGGATTTTCGCCGTAACGGCTGGCATGTTCCTGTATGTTGCCTTGGTGGACATG TTGCCTGAGATGCTGCACAACGATAACGAAGATCACAAACGCTGCCAGCTGGGACACTTTGTCTTGCAGAATGTAGGCATGCTCACAGGCTTCGGCATCATGCTGCTCATCGCCATCTTCGAGGACCGCATTGTGTTCAACTTCAACTTCTAG